In uncultured Cohaesibacter sp., a genomic segment contains:
- the nikR gene encoding nickel-responsive transcriptional regulator NikR has product MNQMTRTTITLDAELTEALDSYIARSGASNRSEAIRDLVRRGLNSMPAEKPSASCIGVVSCTVDQTIIGLEKKIRAGRQDRHEQVLFSTSIPIDHDQSFDVSVLLATVEQVNDYAQTLFLERGIKHGSTSLAPVEKNIQSHSHANERAKDHVHLKVRESF; this is encoded by the coding sequence ATGAACCAGATGACCAGAACGACCATCACACTGGATGCTGAACTGACCGAGGCGCTCGACAGCTATATTGCCCGCTCAGGGGCGTCGAACCGGTCGGAGGCCATTCGCGATCTGGTGCGGCGCGGGCTCAATAGTATGCCCGCAGAAAAGCCGTCTGCATCCTGTATCGGTGTTGTCTCCTGCACCGTGGACCAGACCATCATAGGTCTTGAGAAGAAAATACGGGCTGGTCGCCAGGATCGTCACGAGCAGGTTCTCTTCTCTACCAGCATTCCCATCGATCATGACCAGAGTTTTGATGTCTCTGTGCTGCTGGCAACGGTGGAGCAGGTTAATGATTATGCCCAGACACTATTTCTGGAACGGGGAATCAAGCACGGATCGACTTCGCTGGCACCTGTCGAGAAGAATATCCAGAGCCATTCCCATGCCAATGAACGCGCCAAGGATCATGTGCATCTGAAGGTCAGAGAGAGCTTCTGA
- a CDS encoding ABC transporter permease, translating to MTDLVQDVALAEEPSFPSGSAKRSRLSVRRRAMLSGAVALTLVLGVLIVAAFIPADTLHVNPATRMLAPSLQHLFGTDLLGRDMLVRTTLALGQSVGIGLFAAVVSTALSVMLGLVASVNRVADRIVGVATELFLGLPHFVLLMLVAYAAGGGVRGVILAVGLTHWPRLARVLRHEAQRVMASDYVAVSRGLGRHPLWVARRHLLPHLIPQIVAGFVLIFPHAILHEAGLSFLGLGVPPHLPSIGVILSESLRALGSGLWWLAFFPGLGLLLVALSFEVFGESLRRATDPDEGVA from the coding sequence ATGACCGATCTTGTGCAGGACGTTGCTCTGGCTGAAGAGCCTTCCTTCCCCTCCGGATCCGCCAAACGGTCGCGCCTGTCGGTGCGGCGGCGCGCCATGCTGAGTGGTGCTGTTGCCCTGACGCTGGTTCTTGGGGTTCTGATCGTTGCTGCCTTCATCCCTGCCGATACGCTGCATGTGAACCCGGCAACCCGCATGCTTGCTCCATCGTTGCAGCATCTGTTCGGCACAGATCTGCTTGGTCGGGACATGCTGGTGCGTACTACGCTGGCGCTCGGCCAATCGGTGGGGATCGGACTGTTCGCAGCAGTAGTGTCGACTGCGCTGTCGGTGATGCTGGGCCTCGTTGCCAGCGTTAACCGGGTGGCGGACCGGATTGTCGGGGTGGCGACCGAGCTGTTTCTGGGCCTTCCTCATTTTGTGCTGCTGATGCTGGTGGCCTATGCTGCCGGAGGCGGCGTGCGCGGTGTGATCCTTGCGGTTGGGCTGACCCATTGGCCTCGCCTTGCCCGGGTGCTGCGCCACGAAGCGCAAAGGGTGATGGCCTCGGATTATGTTGCCGTCTCCCGCGGGCTGGGCAGGCATCCGCTGTGGGTCGCGCGGCGGCATCTGCTGCCCCATCTCATTCCGCAGATCGTGGCCGGGTTCGTACTGATCTTCCCCCACGCAATCCTGCACGAGGCCGGTCTTTCTTTCCTCGGGTTGGGTGTGCCACCGCATCTGCCATCGATCGGGGTGATCCTGTCGGAATCCCTGCGGGCGCTCGGGTCCGGGCTGTGGTGGCTCGCCTTCTTCCCCGGTCTGGGGTTGCTGTTGGTTGCGTTGTCTTTCGAGGTTTTCGGTGAATCCCTGCGTCGGGCGACCGATCCGGATGAAGGAGTGGCCTGA
- a CDS encoding ABC transporter substrate-binding protein, producing MLRSLLLASSLATLLCVSPVVAAPPLVLAVGGEPEAGFDPIMGWGRYGNPLFQATLLKLDANLEMVGDLATSWTLSEDRLTWTISLRQDAKFSDGSPLTAEDVAFTFNTARDAGGLTDMTILKEARAVGRFKVELELKKPQITFSSHLVALGIVPKDHYGADYARHPMGAGPFKLVEWREGEQLIVEPNPYWHGGAISFPRVTFIFGDEAVALNLARSGAAQLVAVPPTDADMVPTGMHVTHVQTVDNRGVMFPMQPAGGTTDTGAPIGNDVTADRAIRVAINQGLDREALVALALNGQGTPAYGPVDGLPWDNPDAHVAGHDVAAAKATLEAAGWKDENGDGVREKDGVEARFPLVYPSSDSLRQALALGFAEQLRTLGIIAEPVGASWDALAGQMHSSAVVFGWGAHDPSEIYALYHGSFAGVDWYNPGFYRNPVVDAHLDAAQGSADFASSLPEWKAAQWDGTTGFGAKGDASWAWMVNIVHSYWISDCLDIGPLQIEPHGHGYPITQGLPSWKWTCQ from the coding sequence ATGCTGCGTTCCCTGCTGCTTGCCTCAAGCCTTGCCACCCTTTTGTGTGTTTCTCCAGTGGTTGCTGCGCCGCCGCTGGTGTTGGCGGTCGGAGGGGAACCGGAGGCCGGATTTGATCCGATCATGGGGTGGGGCCGCTATGGCAATCCGCTGTTTCAGGCAACCTTGCTCAAGCTCGATGCCAATCTCGAGATGGTCGGGGATCTGGCGACAAGCTGGACCCTGTCCGAGGATCGCCTGACCTGGACCATCTCCTTGCGCCAAGACGCGAAATTCTCCGATGGATCGCCGCTGACGGCTGAGGATGTTGCCTTCACCTTCAACACCGCCCGCGATGCAGGTGGCCTTACCGACATGACCATCCTCAAGGAAGCGCGGGCTGTTGGCCGCTTCAAGGTTGAACTGGAACTCAAGAAGCCGCAGATCACCTTCTCCTCACATCTTGTGGCGCTGGGTATCGTTCCCAAGGATCACTATGGCGCGGACTATGCCCGCCACCCGATGGGGGCGGGGCCGTTCAAGCTGGTGGAATGGCGGGAAGGCGAGCAGCTGATTGTCGAGCCGAACCCTTACTGGCACGGTGGTGCCATTTCCTTCCCGCGGGTGACCTTCATCTTTGGGGACGAAGCTGTGGCGCTCAATCTGGCGCGGTCGGGAGCGGCACAACTGGTTGCCGTACCACCGACCGATGCTGACATGGTGCCCACTGGCATGCATGTGACCCATGTCCAGACCGTAGACAATCGCGGCGTGATGTTCCCCATGCAGCCCGCAGGAGGCACGACGGACACCGGAGCTCCAATCGGCAATGACGTGACGGCAGACCGGGCTATCCGCGTTGCCATCAATCAGGGGCTGGACCGGGAGGCTCTGGTTGCGCTGGCGCTCAATGGCCAGGGCACGCCAGCCTATGGCCCAGTGGACGGGTTGCCTTGGGACAACCCCGATGCTCATGTGGCGGGGCATGATGTTGCCGCAGCAAAGGCGACGCTGGAAGCTGCTGGCTGGAAGGATGAAAACGGCGACGGGGTGCGTGAAAAGGATGGGGTGGAAGCGCGGTTCCCGCTGGTCTATCCCTCGTCGGATTCCCTGCGGCAGGCGCTGGCGCTCGGCTTTGCTGAACAGCTGCGGACGCTTGGCATCATCGCCGAACCGGTCGGTGCCAGCTGGGATGCCCTTGCCGGGCAAATGCATTCCAGCGCCGTTGTCTTTGGCTGGGGTGCGCATGATCCGTCTGAGATCTATGCCCTTTATCACGGCTCTTTTGCCGGAGTGGACTGGTATAACCCCGGCTTCTACCGCAATCCGGTTGTCGATGCCCATCTGGACGCGGCGCAAGGTTCCGCTGATTTTGCTTCCTCCTTGCCGGAATGGAAGGCCGCCCAGTGGGATGGCACTACCGGATTCGGGGCAAAGGGTGATGCGTCATGGGCGTGGATGGTCAATATCGTCCATTCTTACTGGATCAGTGACTGCCTGGACATCGGCCCGTTGCAGATCGAGCCGCATGGTCATGGCTATCCTATCACACAGGGACTGCCATCCTGGAAATGGACCTGCCAATGA
- a CDS encoding ATP-binding cassette domain-containing protein: protein MLKVSKLSVRFRQHDGSRLAPIEDVSFTLGRGELVGLVGGSGAGKSLIAEALIGTLPRNAEVSGAVTLNGAVPPRGAIALAPQGRDALDPLAPSGRQVARFARLAGVSCDVPQLFANLGLPPSTVRLWPHELSGGMAKRVLVATALATGADYLIADEPTVGLDGASADRIMAMLADLAASGRAVLVISHDLVRLARVARRMVILEEGRQVEVADAAAFAGDRLVHPFSRALWQAQTWEHFASEEEAC from the coding sequence ATGCTCAAGGTCAGCAAGCTGTCGGTCCGTTTTCGCCAGCATGATGGTAGCCGACTGGCACCCATCGAGGATGTCTCTTTCACGCTCGGGCGCGGGGAGTTGGTTGGGCTGGTGGGCGGTTCCGGGGCAGGCAAAAGCCTGATCGCCGAAGCGCTGATCGGTACTCTGCCACGGAATGCGGAAGTGTCCGGAGCGGTTACGCTGAACGGTGCTGTCCCGCCAAGAGGGGCAATCGCGCTGGCACCGCAAGGGCGGGATGCGCTCGATCCCCTCGCGCCTTCCGGGCGGCAGGTGGCTCGCTTTGCCCGGCTTGCCGGTGTCTCCTGTGATGTACCGCAATTGTTTGCCAATCTTGGCCTTCCACCCTCCACCGTCAGGCTCTGGCCGCATGAACTCTCCGGCGGCATGGCCAAGCGCGTGCTGGTGGCAACGGCACTTGCTACCGGGGCGGACTATCTCATCGCTGACGAACCGACCGTGGGGCTCGATGGCGCCAGTGCCGACCGGATCATGGCGATGCTGGCCGATCTTGCCGCAAGCGGCCGTGCCGTTCTGGTGATCAGCCACGATCTGGTGCGGCTGGCCAGAGTGGCGCGCCGCATGGTGATCCTTGAAGAGGGCAGGCAGGTTGAAGTGGCCGATGCCGCCGCCTTTGCCGGAGACCGACTGGTTCATCCTTTTTCCCGAGCGCTCTGGCAGGCCCAGACCTGGGAGCATTTTGCATCGGAGGAGGAAGCATGCTGA
- a CDS encoding ABC transporter permease produces the protein MKRSGWLIRFFLERVQRLLWLLPLAMVGLFTLIRIAPVDPVQAYVGARVALVGPEQRQAIAKAWGLNDPIPEQFLRWLGHLVRGDLGDSMLFNAPVSDVIMARWPASLSLIGAAFVLAFVVGTSLGLIAAAYKGRWPDRIIRAFAVTLAVSPGFWLALLFIALFAVSLGWLPACCSAPPGLTLGEVTWGERLRHLILPAATVSIVGIAPLIMHTRARAGGFLEGAAARHLKAHGARDLPLLIGPGLRHALGPALTVHLAGAGELIGGSVLAESIFSWPGLGEATVRAAKGGDAPLLMGVALATLAMVFIGNLLADLAAHLLDPRLRNRPLGEARRRRWGLSHESGSANMTGGQP, from the coding sequence ATGAAACGGTCGGGTTGGTTGATCCGGTTTTTTCTTGAGAGGGTGCAGCGCCTGCTGTGGCTTTTGCCACTGGCGATGGTGGGGCTGTTCACGCTCATCAGGATCGCGCCGGTTGATCCTGTGCAGGCCTATGTGGGCGCGCGTGTGGCCCTTGTCGGACCGGAGCAGCGGCAGGCGATTGCAAAGGCCTGGGGGCTCAATGACCCCATCCCCGAGCAGTTTCTGCGCTGGCTGGGACATCTGGTCCGGGGCGACCTGGGCGACAGCATGCTGTTCAACGCGCCGGTGAGCGACGTGATCATGGCGCGCTGGCCTGCCTCCCTTTCGCTGATCGGGGCTGCCTTCGTGCTGGCGTTTGTCGTCGGCACCTCGCTGGGGCTGATTGCCGCTGCCTACAAGGGGCGCTGGCCAGACCGGATCATCCGGGCCTTTGCCGTCACCCTTGCGGTCAGTCCGGGTTTCTGGCTGGCGTTGCTCTTCATTGCCCTTTTTGCGGTTTCCCTTGGCTGGTTGCCAGCCTGCTGTTCCGCTCCCCCCGGTCTGACCCTTGGCGAGGTAACATGGGGTGAGCGGCTGCGCCATCTCATCCTGCCAGCGGCAACGGTGTCGATTGTCGGTATCGCACCGCTGATCATGCATACGCGGGCGCGGGCTGGGGGCTTTCTGGAAGGGGCGGCCGCTCGGCATCTCAAGGCCCATGGCGCGCGGGATTTGCCGCTGCTGATCGGGCCCGGTTTGCGCCATGCCCTTGGTCCGGCACTGACGGTGCATCTGGCCGGTGCCGGTGAACTGATCGGCGGGTCGGTGCTGGCTGAAAGCATCTTTTCATGGCCCGGGCTGGGCGAGGCAACCGTTCGTGCTGCCAAGGGGGGCGATGCCCCGTTGCTGATGGGCGTTGCCCTTGCGACGCTGGCGATGGTTTTCATCGGCAATCTTCTGGCCGATCTGGCCGCTCACCTGCTTGATCCACGGTTGCGCAACAGGCCACTGGGCGAGGCCCGGCGGCGGCGTTGGGGGCTCTCGCATGAGAGCGGGTCAGCAAACATGACCGGAGGGCAGCCATGA